The DNA segment GAACATCGTGGCGTGCGGCATCGCGAAGCGCGAGGGATACCACGTGTCCTTCGGCGAGTTCGCGAGACTGGGGCTGCCGTTCACCCTGGCGGGCGTGGTGATGGCCTACGCGTTCCTGTGGGTGTTCTGGCGGTAGCGGAGGCTCTTCGTGTGAGGCGTGACGCGGGAGCGGGAGCGAGACCGAGACCGCGTCGAGGAGGGTGAGATGTTGCAGCGCAGGGGTGTCCTGGTCTGCGGGGCGCTCGCGGTCGTCGCGCTGGTCGCGACGGGGTGCGCGCCCGGCTCGGACCGGTTCACGACGGGCGACGCTGGGTTCTGGGCCGGGTTGTGGCATGGCCTGATCGTCTGCGTGACGTTCATCGTGAGCCTGTTCACCGAGCGGGTGCAGATCTACGAGATCCGCAACTCCGGCCACCTGTACGACCTTGGCTTCGTGCTGGGCGCCATCGCCGGCCTGGGCGGCATCCTGAAGCCGCGCGGCTGGGCGCGCGCGAGACGCAGGAAGCTCGCCGAGCGCGAGATGGAGGAGATCTCCCGCAGGGTGGAGGCGCACGTCCGGCGCGCCATCAAGGGCTGGGCCGAGGGCGCGGCG comes from the Candidatus Effluviviaceae Genus I sp. genome and includes:
- a CDS encoding arsenic transporter, which translates into the protein NIVACGIAKREGYHVSFGEFARLGLPFTLAGVVMAYAFLWVFWR